One segment of Aquimarina sp. BL5 DNA contains the following:
- the pxpB gene encoding 5-oxoprolinase subunit PxpB, with protein MKKSNTKFQYKRYSEHAILIQGPSKIDETLLENLLFYKKSIEKFYGKLIIEVILSYNSLLIYYASTIENVYDEVLTLKSLFSDEFENQASKKRLWKVPVCYSNSLAPELSSFAVNKSMEIDEVISLHTTPLYTVYFIGFLPGFLYLGGLDEKLFAPRKSTPSQKLEHGSVAIGGNQTGIYPCDSPGGWHVIGKTPVRFFDINADNCCFASPGDKIQFISITEEQYNDIGLLVNTSNSIPESKIL; from the coding sequence ATGAAAAAATCTAATACCAAATTTCAATACAAACGCTACAGTGAGCATGCAATTTTGATTCAAGGGCCGTCAAAAATTGACGAAACTTTGCTGGAAAACCTTCTTTTTTATAAAAAATCAATCGAAAAATTTTATGGTAAACTAATTATTGAAGTAATCTTATCATATAACTCGCTTTTAATTTATTATGCGTCTACTATAGAGAATGTCTATGATGAAGTTTTAACACTTAAATCTTTGTTTTCTGATGAGTTTGAGAATCAGGCGTCAAAAAAACGTTTGTGGAAAGTGCCAGTATGTTACTCAAATTCTCTCGCTCCAGAGCTCTCTTCTTTTGCTGTGAATAAATCTATGGAAATTGATGAGGTGATTTCGTTACACACTACTCCGTTATATACTGTTTATTTTATAGGTTTTTTACCTGGGTTTTTATACTTGGGTGGATTGGATGAGAAGTTATTTGCGCCTAGAAAATCTACACCAAGTCAAAAATTGGAACATGGGTCTGTTGCTATTGGTGGAAATCAAACAGGGATTTATCCTTGTGATAGTCCTGGTGGTTGGCACGTAATAGGTAAAACACCAGTGAGATTTTTTGATATAAATGCTGATAATTGTTGTTTTGCCTCTCCGGGAGATAAGATTCAGTTTATATCGATTACAGAAGAACAATATAACGATATAGGTTTATTGGTGAATACTAGTAATAGTATACCTGAAAGCAAGATTTTATGA
- a CDS encoding Nramp family divalent metal transporter, with protein MKKWFSNIGPGTLVTAAFIGPGTVTVCTLAGVQFGYSLLWALVLSILACIVLQEMSARLGIITQKGLSEVVKSQFDNKIVRWILIGVILSAIFIGNAAYEAGNISGGVLGLSTILGSPIIKIGAFSINYMSITIGIIAFILLYIGNYKVLERSLVVLVLFMSIAFIITAIVTKPDLSLLFKGFVPDLSADKILTIVGLIGTTVVPYNLFLHASIVSEKWKTKEDLPAARKDTIVAIVLGGLVSMAIIIAGAAIQQTEVNNAADLAKGLEPVFGSMAKYVLSLGLFAAGITSAITSPLAAAYVVKGCMGWQDGLKSKSFRSVWMFILFLGVLFSSLGIKSIVIIRFAQVANGLLLPIIAIFLLWVMNQKNILGNFTNSIKQNILGFLIVFITCFLGFRGVWKVIISL; from the coding sequence GTGAAAAAGTGGTTTTCTAACATCGGTCCTGGAACATTAGTTACTGCAGCGTTTATTGGTCCTGGAACGGTTACTGTCTGTACCTTGGCTGGTGTGCAATTTGGGTATTCTTTACTATGGGCGTTAGTGTTATCGATACTAGCTTGTATCGTTTTACAAGAGATGTCGGCACGTTTAGGAATAATTACTCAAAAAGGTTTGAGTGAAGTAGTAAAATCACAATTCGATAACAAAATAGTAAGATGGATACTGATTGGAGTTATTCTTTCAGCCATTTTTATAGGGAATGCGGCATATGAAGCGGGCAATATTAGCGGAGGTGTATTAGGGTTGTCTACTATTTTAGGATCACCAATCATAAAGATAGGAGCTTTCTCGATTAATTATATGAGTATCACTATTGGGATAATAGCCTTTATACTATTGTATATTGGTAATTATAAAGTATTAGAACGTAGTCTAGTAGTACTCGTATTATTTATGAGTATTGCGTTTATTATAACTGCTATTGTCACAAAACCAGACCTCTCTTTGTTATTCAAAGGTTTTGTACCTGACCTTTCAGCGGATAAAATACTTACTATTGTGGGATTGATAGGAACAACAGTTGTACCATATAATTTGTTTCTTCATGCATCGATAGTGAGTGAAAAATGGAAGACTAAAGAAGATCTCCCTGCTGCCAGAAAAGATACTATTGTAGCAATAGTGTTAGGAGGATTGGTCTCAATGGCAATCATCATAGCAGGAGCAGCTATCCAGCAAACAGAAGTAAATAATGCTGCTGATTTGGCAAAAGGGCTAGAGCCAGTTTTTGGGTCTATGGCAAAATATGTATTGTCATTGGGGTTATTTGCAGCCGGAATTACTTCGGCAATTACTTCACCTTTGGCTGCAGCGTATGTGGTAAAAGGATGTATGGGATGGCAAGATGGATTGAAAAGTAAATCCTTTAGAAGTGTATGGATGTTTATCCTTTTTCTAGGTGTTTTGTTTTCTTCTTTAGGAATTAAATCTATAGTAATTATCCGATTTGCACAAGTGGCAAATGGACTTCTTTTACCGATCATAGCAATCTTTCTTTTATGGGTAATGAATCAGAAAAATATTTTGGGGAATTTTACTAATTCTATAAAACAAAACATACTCGGTTTTTTGATTGTATTTATTACTTGTTTTTTGGGGTTTAGAGGTGTTTGGAAAGTTATAATAAGTTTGTGA
- a CDS encoding sensor histidine kinase codes for MLQKEQILLIVYFIVVILFLVTFAIIFFVAFQRRKNKLLLERFKAQQRFDEELQNSKLEIQEQTLKNVSWELHDNIGQLLSTAVMQINILSTNLEPKIKESVQDIRGLVGDSLQEIRNLSKTLNHEVIQNIGLEKSIQVELDRFKKLNFLTPEFIVTGEELVINPKDEIIIYRIIQEFFSNTIKHAEASHLLVKLKYTPDDLTIVVQDDGIGYDMESVQANSGLLNMKSRAALINANLDCVSEPGKGVLLTLRYPFKYEDKI; via the coding sequence ATGCTTCAAAAAGAACAAATCTTATTAATAGTTTATTTTATTGTTGTGATTCTTTTTTTGGTCACTTTTGCGATAATATTTTTTGTAGCTTTTCAGCGACGAAAGAATAAATTGCTTTTAGAACGATTCAAAGCTCAGCAACGTTTTGACGAAGAATTACAAAACTCCAAACTAGAAATCCAAGAGCAAACACTAAAAAATGTAAGTTGGGAGTTGCACGATAATATTGGTCAATTATTATCTACTGCAGTTATGCAAATCAATATTTTAAGCACCAATCTAGAACCAAAAATCAAAGAATCTGTACAAGATATAAGAGGATTGGTAGGTGATAGTTTACAGGAAATAAGAAACCTATCTAAAACCCTCAATCACGAGGTAATCCAGAATATAGGGTTGGAGAAATCCATACAAGTAGAATTAGATCGTTTTAAAAAACTCAATTTTCTAACACCTGAGTTTATAGTAACTGGAGAAGAATTGGTCATTAATCCTAAAGATGAGATTATTATTTATCGTATTATTCAGGAGTTTTTCTCCAATACGATTAAACATGCAGAAGCATCTCACTTATTGGTGAAATTAAAATATACACCAGATGATCTTACAATCGTCGTTCAGGATGATGGTATAGGGTATGATATGGAATCTGTACAGGCTAATTCTGGTTTGTTAAATATGAAAAGTAGAGCAGCTTTGATTAATGCAAATTTAGATTGTGTATCCGAACCAGGTAAAGGAGTATTGCTTACCTTGCGGTATCCATTTAAATATGAGGATAAGATATAA
- the pxpA gene encoding 5-oxoprolinase subunit PxpA yields MNSDVGEEAGFDERIMPYISWCNIACGVHAGNDQVIQKTIDLALEYQVKIGAHPSYPDRENFGRMVMDISYDELVATLIDQIQKVKYYTEKMGGQLHHVKPHGALYNEAVKNEEVANSIVDSVKNIDKSLIIITPKDSLISYICKGNIEVKHEVFADRNYNEDLTLVSRSEKKAVLTEPKKVFDHVFRMVSDGKVKTIKGEEVSIYFDTICVHGDNPKSVEILEYLYKEFLKRNFVLK; encoded by the coding sequence TTGAATTCTGATGTTGGAGAAGAGGCTGGTTTTGATGAGCGGATCATGCCGTATATATCATGGTGCAATATTGCATGCGGAGTTCATGCAGGCAATGATCAAGTGATTCAAAAAACAATTGATTTAGCACTGGAGTATCAAGTGAAAATTGGAGCGCATCCATCATATCCCGATAGAGAAAATTTCGGAAGAATGGTGATGGATATTTCATACGATGAACTTGTAGCAACTTTGATAGATCAAATTCAAAAAGTGAAATATTATACAGAAAAAATGGGAGGACAGTTACATCATGTGAAACCTCATGGTGCATTGTATAACGAAGCTGTGAAAAATGAAGAGGTAGCAAATTCAATTGTTGATTCTGTTAAAAATATCGATAAAAGTTTAATTATTATAACCCCTAAAGATTCATTAATTTCTTATATTTGCAAAGGAAATATTGAAGTGAAGCATGAGGTTTTTGCTGATCGAAATTACAATGAAGATTTAACCTTGGTTTCGCGTTCTGAAAAAAAAGCAGTGCTTACGGAGCCGAAAAAAGTTTTTGATCATGTGTTTAGAATGGTTTCTGACGGAAAAGTGAAAACGATAAAAGGTGAGGAGGTGTCAATTTATTTTGACACGATTTGTGTACATGGAGATAATCCAAAATCGGTTGAGATTTTAGAGTATCTATATAAGGAGTTTTTGAAACGAAATTTTGTGTTGAAATGA
- a CDS encoding response regulator transcription factor codes for MKKKTVVIVDDHLLFAQSLESLITNLEGYEVLAILKNGKELTQYYLHKRKKPELVLLDVKMPVMDGIQTMQWLKENQPEQKVLALTMEDDEETIIKMLRAGARGYLLKDIHPENFEFAMKMVIEQGFYYSSKIETALKFSEKPDADIIQSLSDKLTDREWTFLKFACSELTYKSIAGEMHLSPKTIENYRESVFKKLQVKTRVGLVIYCMKNNLFKLD; via the coding sequence ATGAAGAAAAAAACTGTTGTTATTGTAGATGATCATCTTCTCTTTGCGCAATCTTTAGAAAGTCTTATCACAAATCTAGAAGGCTATGAGGTATTGGCAATCCTTAAGAACGGGAAAGAGCTTACACAATACTATTTACATAAAAGAAAAAAACCCGAGCTAGTTTTACTAGATGTAAAAATGCCGGTTATGGATGGTATCCAGACCATGCAATGGTTAAAAGAAAACCAACCGGAACAGAAGGTGTTGGCGTTGACCATGGAAGATGATGAAGAGACCATTATAAAAATGCTTAGAGCTGGAGCTAGAGGATATTTGCTAAAGGATATTCATCCCGAGAATTTTGAGTTCGCTATGAAAATGGTTATTGAGCAAGGATTTTACTATTCTAGTAAGATAGAGACTGCGCTAAAATTTTCTGAAAAGCCCGACGCAGATATTATCCAAAGTCTTTCTGACAAATTAACAGATAGAGAATGGACATTTCTGAAATTTGCTTGTTCAGAACTTACATATAAAAGCATTGCTGGTGAGATGCATTTAAGTCCCAAGACTATAGAAAACTATAGAGAATCTGTTTTTAAAAAATTACAGGTAAAAACCAGAGTTGGACTTGTTATATATTGTATGAAAAATAATTTATTCAAGTTAGATTAA
- a CDS encoding ATP-binding protein: protein MVTDKINRNAIDITNELNWLKQILKIRSALNVNEEIPEKDVFDINPPDISESISGYAELIRDYEFGFVERFIIILSAVPYIKPELLDVFIQKNKTTNQLYTEFGGKISEQHSGFLPTGETIMFILAANDLARRFALIKPFEGDHPFAKEQIVWLTEVSNQVSFLNGQLCISQEVLDLITTGEVKKPTFSSEFPARLLETNMKWEDLILEQKTLFQLKEIEIWLKHHHQLMMDWNMEKKLQPGYKTLFYGPPGTGKTLTASLLGEKLGFDVYRIDLSQTVSKFIGETEKNLAKVFDKAESKNWILFFDEADALFGKRTATKDAHDRYANQQVSYLLQRIEEYDGLVILASNLKSNIDDAFLRRFQTVVRFPVPSAKERHDLWQKAFSEKCTLGKKVDLCQLANTYELAGGSIINAVQYASLMTLDKSSSEIMMGDILQGIKREYHKNGRTI from the coding sequence ATGGTAACAGACAAAATAAATAGAAACGCTATTGATATAACTAATGAACTGAATTGGTTAAAACAAATTCTGAAGATCCGATCTGCTCTTAATGTTAATGAGGAGATTCCGGAGAAAGATGTTTTTGATATCAATCCTCCAGATATATCAGAAAGTATATCTGGGTACGCTGAGTTAATTAGGGATTATGAATTTGGTTTTGTCGAACGTTTTATTATTATTCTTTCTGCTGTTCCTTATATTAAACCAGAACTATTAGATGTGTTTATCCAAAAGAATAAGACTACAAATCAGTTGTACACAGAATTTGGAGGAAAAATCAGTGAGCAACATTCAGGCTTTTTGCCTACTGGAGAAACTATAATGTTCATTTTGGCAGCCAATGATTTAGCAAGAAGATTTGCCCTAATAAAACCCTTTGAAGGGGATCATCCATTTGCAAAAGAGCAAATAGTATGGTTGACAGAAGTTTCTAATCAAGTAAGCTTTTTAAATGGACAACTATGCATTTCTCAGGAAGTATTAGATCTGATTACAACTGGAGAAGTTAAAAAACCTACTTTTAGCAGTGAATTTCCTGCTAGACTTTTAGAGACTAACATGAAATGGGAAGACCTGATATTGGAGCAAAAAACGCTATTTCAACTTAAAGAAATTGAAATATGGCTAAAACATCATCACCAATTGATGATGGATTGGAATATGGAAAAAAAATTACAACCTGGCTATAAAACACTTTTTTATGGACCTCCAGGAACAGGAAAAACCTTGACTGCTAGTTTGTTGGGTGAGAAATTGGGTTTTGATGTCTATAGAATCGATTTATCTCAAACAGTTTCTAAGTTTATCGGAGAAACCGAAAAGAACTTAGCTAAAGTTTTCGATAAAGCAGAAAGTAAAAATTGGATTTTGTTTTTTGATGAGGCGGATGCGCTGTTTGGTAAAAGAACGGCAACAAAAGATGCTCATGATAGATATGCTAATCAACAAGTATCTTATTTATTGCAGAGAATCGAAGAATATGATGGTTTAGTCATTTTAGCATCTAACCTTAAAAGTAATATTGATGATGCCTTTTTAAGAAGATTTCAGACGGTGGTTCGTTTTCCAGTTCCTTCTGCAAAAGAAAGACATGATTTATGGCAGAAGGCCTTTTCAGAAAAATGTACGTTAGGAAAAAAAGTGGACCTCTGTCAACTAGCAAATACATACGAATTAGCTGGTGGTTCTATTATTAATGCAGTTCAATATGCATCCTTAATGACATTAGATAAATCAAGTAGTGAGATTATGATGGGAGATATTTTGCAAGGTATAAAAAGAGAATATCATAAAAACGGTAGAACGATATAA
- a CDS encoding peptidoglycan-binding protein, which produces MKKTAYQKELAIKATQKREGTDNNKRDVMKIQSWLTLFSMRNPDSGTATGIDGDFGPATERAVKNFQSFNSLTKTGIVDQELFDKLSSNLKEAFEKPLVGNNLRSLMIEVAENHLKQHPFELEIQGQSNSGPWVRSYMDGHDGSPWFWCMGFAQTILDQASSAIDKNFKALMPLTYSCDTVGNTGLEKGLLSRYQKIRRDPSLLKQGDIFLIQKSRLDWTHTGVIIAVEGDVIETVEGNTNHQGSRNGVAVMKRTRSLRRSKIDVFSIEPLV; this is translated from the coding sequence ATGAAAAAAACAGCATATCAGAAAGAATTAGCAATCAAGGCTACTCAAAAAAGGGAAGGAACTGATAATAACAAAAGAGATGTCATGAAAATTCAATCCTGGCTCACCCTTTTCTCTATGAGGAATCCAGATAGCGGAACCGCAACTGGTATCGACGGAGATTTTGGCCCTGCTACAGAAAGGGCTGTAAAAAATTTTCAGAGTTTTAATAGCCTAACAAAAACAGGTATTGTTGATCAAGAGCTCTTCGATAAACTTTCATCCAACTTAAAAGAAGCTTTTGAAAAACCATTGGTTGGTAATAATCTAAGATCTTTGATGATAGAAGTTGCAGAAAACCACTTAAAACAACATCCTTTCGAACTGGAAATACAAGGACAATCTAATAGTGGTCCTTGGGTTCGGAGTTATATGGATGGTCATGATGGATCTCCTTGGTTTTGGTGTATGGGATTTGCACAAACAATACTTGATCAAGCTTCAAGTGCTATTGATAAAAATTTTAAAGCATTAATGCCACTTACTTACAGTTGTGATACAGTTGGTAATACAGGTTTAGAAAAAGGCTTGCTATCCAGGTATCAAAAAATAAGAAGAGATCCTTCTCTATTAAAACAAGGTGATATTTTCCTAATTCAGAAATCACGTCTAGATTGGACGCATACTGGTGTAATAATAGCTGTAGAAGGTGATGTTATCGAAACGGTAGAAGGAAATACAAATCATCAGGGATCTAGAAATGGTGTAGCGGTTATGAAGAGAACTAGAAGTTTGAGAAGATCTAAAATAGATGTATTTTCTATTGAACCCTTGGTGTGA
- a CDS encoding DUF4157 domain-containing protein, protein MAFTGSLIENKNPMIQAKLTIGKPNDQYEQEADRVADQVMKMPVNQNASIERKYDKCKEEELQMKPLAVSISSIIQKQANDSGVVAPSNISQSLAKSKGGGQNMDESTQSFMNKGIGADFSNVKIHTNDSAIQMNQSLGAKAFTNGNDIYFNKGQYNPQSSEGKHLLAHELTHVVQQGGSEKQGKKQNDVIQRYIDAHGTKGSAIGHSYRISDDLTTAVKVGYPNHDLYAKAGKVAPANTKLASVGSGIELIEESKTFQVSSKGRTRTLKKVSPKNKQNTTSGNTMKISDDCGTSCSVVVGSTSRTALHRDAMTGANSKTAATSPALMKAEIIKKLLNKWLTMASTSVLTKTKIIETLTKANAKLLEVNVAKADFLAAVSDAEKEMKGDIYWAKVEEYGDIMMSYYNKQSESKREEIDKYLKINKYANPNVGQGYTMSSGGTNYPGERTWNFHWGGVVMKSDDQKDTITLENYAVPGNVENERWDFAMYGTAAKKGQTFHEQHHDTKQHGDKPTTMTIEKK, encoded by the coding sequence ATGGCTTTTACAGGATCTTTAATTGAAAATAAAAACCCAATGATACAAGCAAAGCTAACCATTGGGAAACCTAATGATCAATATGAACAGGAGGCAGATCGTGTTGCTGATCAGGTGATGAAAATGCCAGTGAATCAAAATGCTTCTATTGAACGTAAATATGATAAATGTAAGGAGGAAGAATTACAAATGAAGCCATTAGCTGTATCTATTTCTTCTATTATTCAGAAACAAGCGAATGATAGTGGGGTAGTTGCGCCATCAAATATATCCCAATCTTTGGCAAAAAGTAAGGGTGGCGGTCAGAATATGGATGAATCTACTCAATCCTTTATGAATAAAGGTATTGGTGCGGATTTTTCTAATGTAAAGATTCATACAAATGATTCAGCTATCCAAATGAATCAATCCTTAGGTGCTAAGGCATTTACCAATGGGAATGATATTTATTTTAATAAGGGGCAGTATAACCCTCAAAGCTCTGAAGGGAAACATTTGTTGGCACATGAGTTGACGCATGTGGTACAGCAGGGAGGAAGTGAAAAACAAGGAAAAAAACAAAATGATGTAATTCAAAGATATATCGATGCTCATGGAACTAAAGGATCAGCAATAGGTCATTCCTATAGGATATCAGATGATTTGACTACTGCAGTTAAAGTTGGCTATCCGAATCATGATTTATATGCTAAAGCGGGAAAAGTAGCACCGGCTAATACCAAATTAGCAAGTGTTGGATCAGGAATCGAACTCATAGAAGAAAGTAAAACCTTTCAAGTGTCAAGTAAAGGTAGAACAAGAACCTTAAAGAAGGTAAGTCCCAAAAATAAACAGAATACTACCTCAGGAAATACTATGAAAATCTCGGATGATTGTGGAACAAGTTGCTCTGTTGTAGTAGGAAGTACTAGTCGAACTGCTTTACATAGGGATGCCATGACAGGAGCTAATTCTAAAACGGCTGCAACAAGTCCGGCTTTAATGAAAGCCGAAATAATAAAAAAACTACTAAATAAATGGCTAACAATGGCATCAACATCTGTATTGACAAAAACTAAAATAATCGAAACATTAACTAAAGCAAATGCTAAACTATTAGAAGTTAATGTAGCTAAGGCAGATTTTTTAGCAGCGGTTTCAGATGCAGAAAAAGAGATGAAAGGAGATATATATTGGGCAAAAGTAGAGGAGTATGGAGATATTATGATGTCTTACTATAATAAACAATCTGAATCAAAACGGGAAGAAATTGATAAGTATTTAAAAATAAATAAATATGCAAACCCAAATGTAGGACAAGGTTATACAATGTCTTCAGGAGGTACTAATTATCCGGGAGAAAGGACCTGGAATTTTCATTGGGGAGGTGTAGTTATGAAAAGCGATGATCAGAAAGATACTATAACATTAGAAAATTATGCGGTGCCTGGAAATGTAGAAAATGAAAGATGGGATTTTGCTATGTATGGAACCGCAGCAAAAAAAGGACAGACTTTTCACGAGCAACATCATGACACAAAACAACATGGTGATAAACCTACTACCATGACCATTGAGAAAAAATGA
- a CDS encoding biotin-dependent carboxyltransferase family protein, which produces MISSVKIISSGLYTTIQDRGRFGYSKYGVPKSGAMDFQSFSLANAVLNNDENCAVIEWTMIPPVLEFEGDTIIAVTGAVCIPFLNDVEHRMNCQLQVRKGDVLKLKSVINGVYGFVGIRYGFQSELCLGSRSQYNMVTASSVLRKNDTIFYNNCIDFSASNSSIHVPVFWNECSIIHAFKGPEFDLLSESQKGDLLHMNLTISKDRNRMGIPLDESLENDFESMLTSPVLPGTVQLTPSGKLIILMRDCQTTGGYPRILQLTKDAINHIAQKRMGEQIKFKLKKTLE; this is translated from the coding sequence ATGATTTCATCAGTTAAAATTATTTCTTCAGGTTTGTATACTACGATTCAAGATCGAGGACGTTTTGGGTATTCTAAATATGGAGTTCCTAAAAGTGGTGCTATGGATTTTCAGTCATTTTCTTTGGCCAACGCAGTTTTAAATAATGATGAAAATTGTGCGGTTATAGAATGGACCATGATTCCTCCGGTTTTGGAATTTGAAGGTGATACAATTATTGCTGTTACTGGAGCAGTTTGTATTCCGTTTTTGAATGATGTTGAACATAGAATGAACTGTCAATTACAGGTCAGGAAGGGCGACGTTTTAAAACTTAAAAGTGTTATAAATGGTGTATATGGATTTGTAGGAATTAGATATGGATTTCAATCAGAATTGTGTTTAGGTAGTAGATCTCAATATAATATGGTAACAGCTTCATCCGTACTTCGTAAAAATGACACTATTTTTTATAATAATTGTATCGATTTTTCAGCATCGAATTCTTCCATTCATGTACCGGTTTTTTGGAATGAATGTAGTATAATCCATGCTTTTAAAGGTCCAGAATTTGATCTTTTATCGGAAAGTCAAAAGGGTGATTTATTACATATGAATTTAACGATTTCCAAGGATAGAAATCGGATGGGAATTCCTTTGGATGAATCTTTAGAAAATGATTTTGAATCAATGTTAACTTCTCCGGTTTTACCAGGAACTGTTCAGTTGACTCCATCAGGTAAATTGATCATTTTGATGAGAGACTGCCAAACTACTGGAGGGTATCCTAGAATTTTGCAATTAACAAAAGATGCTATTAATCATATAGCTCAAAAAAGGATGGGTGAGCAAATAAAGTTTAAGTTAAAAAAGACTTTAGAATAA
- a CDS encoding DUF2891 domain-containing protein yields the protein MNRLTVLLFLMGIVACNTSEKNASKKAEPSLVKENTPKVVIEKPLKLTKNQANTLAALPLACIHTEYPNKLGQTIGSKEDLGEPKALHPAFYGCFDWHSAVHGHWSLVKLLKSFPELEKATEIKTKLTQSISKENIEAEIAYFNRKHSTSYERTYGWAWLLKLAEEIHAWEDPIARDLEQNLQPLTDLIVQRYIDFLPKLKYPIRVGEHTNTAFGLSFALDYANTLKDEKLKNIIASRAKDFYSKDANCPIGWEPSGYDFLSPCLEEVDLMRKVLDKASFNTWISDFMLQLKRHDFKIELGEVSDRSDGKLVHLDGLNFSRAWVLYGLASQYPEYEHLIALANQHVQYSLPNLVGDSYEGGHWLGSFAIYALEDRSQ from the coding sequence ATGAATCGATTAACTGTTTTGTTATTTCTTATGGGTATTGTGGCCTGTAATACTTCAGAAAAGAACGCTAGTAAGAAAGCAGAACCGTCTTTAGTCAAAGAGAATACTCCTAAAGTTGTTATAGAAAAGCCTCTAAAACTGACAAAAAACCAAGCGAATACTTTGGCAGCATTACCATTAGCTTGTATCCATACAGAGTATCCAAATAAATTAGGACAAACTATAGGAAGTAAAGAAGATTTGGGAGAACCTAAAGCCCTGCATCCTGCGTTTTATGGATGTTTTGATTGGCACTCTGCGGTTCATGGACATTGGTCATTGGTAAAGCTACTAAAATCTTTTCCAGAACTAGAAAAAGCCACTGAGATAAAAACAAAGCTTACCCAAAGTATCTCCAAAGAAAATATAGAAGCAGAAATAGCATACTTTAATAGAAAACATAGTACATCCTATGAACGAACCTATGGTTGGGCTTGGTTGTTAAAACTAGCGGAAGAAATTCATGCCTGGGAGGATCCAATAGCAAGAGATCTGGAACAAAACTTACAACCATTGACGGATTTGATAGTGCAGCGATATATAGATTTTTTGCCAAAACTGAAGTATCCGATTCGAGTAGGTGAGCATACCAATACTGCATTTGGGCTGTCCTTTGCATTGGATTATGCAAACACTCTTAAAGATGAAAAGCTTAAAAACATCATTGCCTCTAGAGCAAAAGATTTTTATAGTAAGGATGCGAATTGCCCAATAGGGTGGGAACCTAGTGGGTATGATTTCTTATCACCTTGTTTAGAAGAAGTGGATTTAATGCGTAAAGTATTAGATAAAGCATCTTTTAACACTTGGATTAGTGATTTTATGCTACAACTCAAAAGGCATGATTTTAAGATTGAGCTAGGAGAGGTTTCGGATCGTAGTGATGGAAAGTTGGTACATCTGGATGGTCTTAATTTTAGCAGAGCATGGGTATTGTATGGATTAGCAAGTCAATATCCAGAATATGAACATCTCATCGCTTTAGCAAATCAACACGTACAATATTCATTACCTAATCTTGTTGGGGACAGTTATGAGGGAGGACATTGGCTGGGATCTTTTGCAATTTATGCACTTGAAGATCGATCTCAATAA